From the genome of Geobacter sp. SVR, one region includes:
- a CDS encoding ribonuclease J: protein MTESTATAALNIIPLGGLGEIGMNIMAYECGDDIVIVDCGLMFPEPDMLGIDYVIPDITWLRERSDKVRAICLTHGHEDHIGALPFVLQELNVPVYGSALTLGFVNEKLREYKLDGAVELVTVRPRETVELGCFRVEFLRVAHSIVDGCALAITTPEGVVIHTGDFKIDHTPVDGQLTDLARLSRYGEEGVLALLSDSTNVEREGFTLSEKYVGEALAEIFPKCRGRVIVAAFSSSIHRVQQVADVAIRNGRRILLNGRSMVANVRIARELGYLTIPDEALMDLRELEHLPPEQVCIISTGSQGEPMSSLIRIAMDDHKQIKLAKGDTVILSSRVIPGNERTISELINHLYRRGAEVYHERVSEVHVSGHASQEELKLMLNTVQPRFFIPIHGEYRHLIKHIQLAQRVGIPEERCLLATNGDVVSFYAETAAIVEKVESGRVFVDGKGIGDVGAIVLKDRKHLSEDGMVVVIIGINQTSGAIIHGPDIVSRGFVFEDESRDYLEEARAVVTASLDELNEEMRCDCEEVKQAVRQALRRFFKKTIERRPVILPVIMEM, encoded by the coding sequence ATGACTGAATCGACAGCGACAGCCGCTCTCAACATCATCCCCCTGGGGGGACTGGGCGAGATCGGCATGAACATCATGGCCTACGAATGCGGAGACGACATCGTCATCGTCGACTGCGGCCTGATGTTTCCGGAACCGGACATGCTGGGGATCGACTACGTCATCCCGGACATAACCTGGCTCAGGGAGCGCAGCGACAAGGTCCGCGCCATCTGTCTGACCCATGGCCATGAGGACCATATCGGTGCGCTGCCTTTTGTCCTGCAGGAACTGAACGTCCCGGTCTACGGCTCGGCCCTGACCCTGGGCTTCGTCAATGAAAAACTGCGGGAATACAAACTGGATGGCGCCGTCGAGCTGGTCACCGTCCGGCCGCGCGAAACGGTCGAGCTGGGATGTTTCCGGGTGGAGTTCCTGCGGGTGGCGCACTCGATCGTGGACGGCTGCGCCCTGGCCATCACGACCCCGGAAGGGGTAGTGATCCACACGGGCGACTTCAAGATCGATCACACCCCCGTGGACGGCCAGCTGACCGACCTGGCGCGTCTCTCCCGCTATGGCGAAGAGGGGGTTTTGGCGCTCTTGTCCGACTCCACCAATGTGGAACGCGAGGGCTTCACCCTTTCGGAGAAGTATGTCGGCGAGGCGTTGGCCGAGATCTTCCCCAAGTGCCGGGGGCGCGTGATCGTGGCCGCCTTTTCCAGCAGCATTCATCGCGTGCAGCAGGTGGCGGACGTGGCCATCCGCAATGGCCGCCGGATTCTGCTGAACGGCCGCTCCATGGTCGCCAACGTGCGCATCGCCCGGGAACTGGGCTATCTGACGATTCCGGACGAAGCGCTGATGGACCTGCGGGAGCTCGAACACCTGCCGCCGGAACAGGTCTGCATCATCTCCACCGGCAGCCAGGGAGAGCCGATGTCGTCGCTCATCCGCATCGCCATGGACGACCACAAGCAGATCAAGCTGGCCAAGGGTGACACGGTGATCCTCTCCTCCCGCGTGATCCCCGGCAACGAGCGCACCATCTCGGAGCTGATCAATCACCTCTACCGGCGCGGGGCCGAGGTCTACCATGAACGGGTATCGGAGGTACACGTTTCCGGGCATGCCAGCCAGGAAGAGCTCAAGCTGATGCTCAACACCGTTCAGCCGCGCTTTTTCATTCCGATCCACGGCGAATACCGCCATCTGATCAAGCATATCCAGCTGGCCCAGCGGGTCGGCATTCCCGAAGAGCGCTGCCTGCTGGCCACCAACGGCGATGTAGTTTCCTTTTATGCCGAAACGGCAGCGATCGTCGAAAAGGTCGAGTCGGGACGGGTATTCGTGGACGGCAAGGGGATCGGCGATGTGGGCGCCATCGTGCTGAAGGATCGCAAGCATCTTTCAGAGGACGGCATGGTGGTGGTCATTATCGGCATCAACCAGACCAGCGGCGCCATCATCCATGGACCGGACATCGTTTCGCGCGGGTTCGTTTTCGAGGACGAGAGCCGGGACTATCTGGAGGAGGCCCGGGCGGTCGTGACCGCCAGCCTGGATGAGTTGAACGAGGAGATGCGCTGCGATTGTGAAGAGGTCAAACAGGCGGTACGCCAGGCGCTGCGGCGTTTTTTCAAGAAGACCATCGAGCGCCGTCCGGTGATCCTGCCGGTGATCATGGAGATGTAG
- a CDS encoding tol-pal system YbgF family protein, producing MTERVRYILLNGVVIVVLCGLLFTATTWWRLHQQFALGEAALQRGDFTGAVAGYESAIHMFVPFDPTIEQAARQLWSLGEQSERQGDIARALIAYRALRSSFYAAHWLKTPGQDWIERCDEKIRALVPLLRER from the coding sequence ATGACAGAGCGTGTCAGATATATACTGCTGAACGGGGTTGTGATCGTAGTCCTGTGCGGCCTGCTGTTCACGGCTACCACTTGGTGGCGGCTGCACCAACAGTTCGCCCTGGGGGAGGCTGCTCTGCAAAGGGGCGATTTCACCGGTGCGGTGGCTGGTTACGAATCAGCCATCCATATGTTCGTTCCCTTTGATCCCACCATCGAACAGGCCGCCCGACAGCTCTGGAGCCTTGGCGAGCAGAGCGAGCGCCAGGGAGACATCGCCCGGGCGCTGATCGCCTACCGCGCCCTGCGTAGCTCCTTTTATGCCGCCCATTGGCTGAAAACACCGGGGCAGGACTGGATCGAACGTTGCGACGAGAAGATCCGCGCCCTGGTGCCGCTGCTGCGGGAACGTTAG
- a CDS encoding lysophospholipid acyltransferase family protein yields the protein MVRAYLFLSLFIPLTFLFAASALLCSLVDASGRAYAFHARWWARLSLGLVHVPVVVRGARNLPDGPVIFMSNHQSNFDILALLASMPRQINLIAKKELFDIPVFGASMRRGGYIPLDRSDGRQALKSMDSAAAVIRSGKSVVMFPEGTRSLDCRLLPFKRGGFLLALKAGVPVIPVTINGSGRVNPAGRTRIYRGAITITLHPAVMPASAASRSEAENRLMEQVRTAIGSALEV from the coding sequence ATGGTACGCGCATACCTGTTTCTGTCGCTGTTCATCCCTCTTACCTTTCTGTTTGCGGCCAGCGCGCTGCTGTGCAGCCTCGTGGATGCCAGCGGTCGGGCCTATGCCTTTCACGCGCGCTGGTGGGCGCGTCTTTCCCTCGGGCTGGTTCATGTTCCGGTGGTCGTGCGGGGCGCCCGGAATTTGCCGGACGGACCGGTGATTTTCATGAGCAATCACCAGAGCAATTTTGACATCCTGGCACTCTTGGCCTCAATGCCGCGCCAGATCAACCTGATCGCCAAGAAGGAGCTGTTTGATATCCCGGTGTTCGGGGCTTCCATGAGACGGGGGGGCTATATACCCCTGGATCGCAGCGACGGCCGCCAGGCCCTGAAGAGCATGGACAGCGCCGCCGCTGTGATCCGGTCCGGCAAGAGCGTGGTCATGTTTCCCGAAGGAACCCGTTCGCTCGACTGCCGGTTGCTGCCCTTCAAGCGGGGTGGTTTCCTGTTGGCACTCAAGGCCGGCGTGCCGGTGATTCCCGTTACGATCAACGGCAGCGGCAGGGTCAATCCGGCCGGACGAACCAGGATTTACCGCGGTGCAATCACCATCACGCTCCATCCGGCGGTAATGCCTGCGTCCGCCGCATCACGGTCCGAGGCTGAAAACCGGTTGATGGAACAGGTCCGGACTGCCATCGGTTCGGCACTGGAGGTCTGA